Proteins from one Salvelinus namaycush isolate Seneca chromosome 34, SaNama_1.0, whole genome shotgun sequence genomic window:
- the LOC120029233 gene encoding inner ear-specific collagen-like produces MEGIKVRTCFCGQLDAPLLSPPEIRSFSNIRMLPYHSALLAVMSLTVTSVSTKTTQRPKYQYTKKPMPYREQPQITMQPLTTIIPKTLKSVEKSDHMDPYPLATTETTTYPSDAYQDYYTETTGPPGVGHDNYTMDYNECYFNFCECCPPERGPRGPKGDRGLPGSPGEEGERGPRGFSGLAGSNGTMGTKGDRGVKGDLGYRGMAGTLGNPGKPGERGGFGFKGEKGDIGPPGVKGDQGEKGESQNGTKGERGEPGMEGPTGPPGLAGVQDQKGDKGDKGECGTFGERGLKGDRGDPGPPGIQGQVGLPGVDGMQGSPGVAGDQGDLGPPGAQGEPGVRGLPGPQGGRGMFGPKGDRGPPGMRGDRGPRGIRGAKGNGVIQKRSAFSVGLSPSKSFPPSGFPVRFDKVFYNGENHYNSSSNSFTCAYGGVYVFSYHITVRNKPLRAALVVNGVRKVRTRDSLYGQDIDQASSLVLLQLVVGDQVWLETLRDWNGVYASSEDDSTFSGFLLYADKP; encoded by the exons ATCCTTCTCTAACATCAGGATGCTCCCCTATCACTCGGCACTCTTGGCAGTGATGTCACTCACAGTGACCAGTGTATCGACGAAGACCACTCAGCGGCCAAAGTACCAATACACCAAGAAGCCCATGCCTTACCGCGAGCAGCCCCAGATTACCATGCAGCCCCTAACCACCATCATCCCTAAGACACTGAAATCAGTGGAGAAATCAGATCACATGGACCCCTACCCTCTGGCTACCACAGAGACCACAACCTACCCCAGCGATGCCTACCAGGATTACTATACTGAAACCACAGGGCCCCCTGGTGTTGGGCATGATAATTACACAATGGATTATAACGAGTGCTACTTCAATTTTTGTGAGTGCTGTCCACCAGAGAGGGGCCCTCGAGGGCCAAAAGGGGACAGAGGACTACCAG GTTCACCTGGAGAAGAGGGGGAGCGAGGACCCAGAGGCTTTTCTGGACTGGCTGGTTCAAATGGAACTATGGGGACAAAAGGAGACAGAG GAGTTAAAGGTGACCTAGGATACCGTGGAATGGCAGGAACTCTGGGTAACCCAGGGAAACCAGGAGAGAGAG GTGGATTTGGCTTCAAAGGTGAAAAAGGTGACATCGGGCCCCCTGGTGTCAAAGGTGACCAGGGGGAGAAGGGTGAAAGCCAAAATGGGActaagggtgagagaggggaACCTGGAATGGAAGGCCCAACAGGACCCCCAGGGCTGGCTGGAGTACAAGACCAGAAGGGGGACAAGGGGGACAAAGGAGAGTGTGGGACATTTGGGGAGAGAGGACTGAAGGGCGATAGAGGGGACCCTGGGCCTCCAGGTATTCAGGGACAGGTGGGCCTTCCTGGGGTGGATGGCATGCAGGGCTCCCCTGGTGTGGCGGGCGACCAGGGGGATCTAGGACCCCCAGGGGCTCAAGGTGAGCCAGGGGTGCGAGGGCTGCCTGGAccccagggagggagggggatgttTGGGCCAAAGGGTGACAGAGGCCCCCCTGGGATGAGAGGGGACAGGGGCCCTCGGGGGATCAGAGGGGCGAAGGGTAACGGGGTGATTCAGAAACGCTCAGCTTTCAGTGTGGGCCTCTCTCCCAGCAAGTCCTTCCCTCCATCGGGCTTCCCCGTCCGCTTCGACAAGGTCTTCTACAACGGAGAGAACCACTACAACTCCTCCTCCAACAGCTTCACCTGTGCCTACGGGGGGGTCTACGTGTTCTCCTACCACATAACCGTGCGGAACAAGCCCCTGCGTGCCGCCCTGGTAGTCAATGGGGTGAGGAAGGTGCGGACGCGCGACTCTCTGTATGGCCAGGACATCGACCAGGCGTCCAGCCTGGTGCTGTTGCAGCTGGTGGTGGGGGACCAGGTATGGCTGGAGACACTGAGGGACTGGAATGGTGTCTACGCCAGTAGTGAGGACGACAGCACCTTCTCTGGATTTCTGCTCTACGCTGACAAGCCCTGA